The Paenibacillus sp. 481 DNA window CACTTTGACGCATATGTTCACTAGCGATACCTGCTTGCTGCCAAGCTGCGTAATCTTTGTACTGAATACGGAGAGGCAATACTTCCTCACCGCCATATAGCTGCGAAAACTCCTGAATCACAATGTTGATCGAAATACCGTCCGAGACGATGTGATGCATGTCAAACAATAACAGATGATGATCATGAGCGAGTTCAAGCAGCCCGATCCGGATCAACGGTGCTTCGTGTAAATGGAATACGCGCACAAAGTCCTGAATACGCTCTTCGACTTCTTCAGCGCGCACTTGTGCATACTCTACCCGAAATTCAACCTCGCTCCGTATACGTTGAATCGGCTCCCCGTTCTCAAGCGCGAATTCCGTGCGCAGCGTTTCATGGCGTGCGATCAGCTTCGCAAATGCGTCATGGACCCGTTGTCGATCCAAAGGACCTTCAACCGTTATTACGCCTGGCATATTGTAGCTGAGTTCTCCACCTTCAAGTTGACTCAACAAATATAACCGTTTTTGTGCAGAAGACAGGGAATACGTGTCGCGCTCAGCAACGATCGGAATCGCAGTCTCCCCTTGCTGTTGCACGCGTTCGAGTACGTCAGCCAACTGTTCAATCGTTGGATACTGGAATATGTCACGTAACAACACATTTTTGTTCATTTGCTTCGAAATTTTAGCGATCAACGACGTAGCTCGTAAAGAATGTCCGCCAATTTCGAAAAAGTTATCGTGTATGCCAATAGGTGATATATGAAGCACCTCTTGCCATATTTGGGCCAGCTGAGCTTCTCGTTCATTGCGAGGTGCAACATAGTCATTTCCTGTATCCATGCTGCCATCAGGAATAGGTAGCGACTTGCGGTCAACCTTACCATTCGGAGTCAGCGGCAATCTCTCTAGCTGGACAAAGTAAGACGGAATCATATATCCCGGAAGATCTTGAGACAGTTCGCCTCGCAGCTTTCCTGCTGATAGTCGTTCATCCGCTACAAAGTAGGCACACAGTACCTTCTGCTCATTGTCATCATCTATAGCCACAACGATCGCTTCTTGCAGCGATTTATTTTTTAACAGCTGATGCTCGATTTCTCCAAGCTCAACTCGGTTGCCGCGTATTTTTACTTGATGATCGATGCGGCCCGCATATTCGATATTTCCGTCTGGCAGCCATTTTGCTAAATCGCCCGTTCTGTACATGCGCCCATTTGGTACAAAAGGATCTTTGACGAACTTATCTGCCGTCATTTCTGGGCGATTCAAGTATCCTCTACCCGTTCCGCTACCGCCAATATACAGTTCACCTAATTGTCCGATTGGCTGAATGTCCAACTGTTCATTTAAAATGTACATTCTTACATTGGGCAATGGTTGCCCGATTGGCAGACTACGATTGGCAAGTGGCGTTGTCGTCTCAAAATAACAAGAATCGATACACGCTTCCGTAACACCGTAGCTGTTAATGACTCGCATCTGCGAACCGTATCTGGCTACAATACGATTGAATGCTTGCGGCGGACAAAGATCCGAACCGATAATTAATGTCTTTAAAAAGTGAATATCACGCTTATTCTCATCTATATCATCCATCAACGGTATGATCAAAGCTGGCGTAGACTCAAAAATATTAATTTGATATCGCTGCATTAATTCGTAAATTTGCACAGGGTCTATTCTAGCTTCACTTGGGCAAACGATCAGTTGCCCTCCATTCAGCAGGGCGCGTATGTAGTCACCCGTAAATACGTCAAATGAGAAGCTCGCCCATTGCAACAGCCGAACGTCGCCTTCTGACAAGCGATACGCTTCCGTCCATGCCTGTCCGATTGCGGCCACTTGTTGATGCTCAATCATAACCCCTTTGGGATTGCCAGTCGTACCCGACGTATAAATGACGTATGCTAAATGCTGTGGTTCAGTAACCGGTTGTAAATTCGAACCGTTCTCATGGTAAGATGCTGCGTCATCAAGTACGATAAGCTGCTCCGAAAACGGGATTCGCTCCTGAAGATGACGCTGCACGAGCACAATATTCGCTCCCGAATCATCCAACATATAACGAACACGATCTTCTGGGTAATCAGGATCGATCGGAACATAAGCTCCTCCAGCCTTCAAAATGCCGAAAATACCGACGAACATCTCTAAAGAACGTTCCGTCATAATACCGACTAATTGATCTGGCTTTACACCTTGCGTTCTTAACGTGCGTGCAAGCTGATTCGCCTTCTCATTTAGTTCCCGATAAGTCAATTGGCCGTTATTGAACGTTACCGCTATCTGTTCCGGCGTACGTTCCACCTGTGCTTCAAATCGCTGATGAATCGTACTTTCTTGTTGATCCGCTTCTGCTACGTGGTTAAATACGTTTAATATTTTATTTTTTTCCGCTTCGTTCAATAGAGAAAGGGAGCTAATTTTTTGTTCGGGATATTGAATCATTTGTCTAATAATCGTAAATAAGTGGTCAATGATTTGCGATATTTCCTGTGGTTCAAACAGTTCCGTTCGATAATCAAAATTAATCTCAATCTGTTGGTCATCCAACGCTTCTACAACATCGATATCAAAATCGTTAACGATTTCCCCATTAGAGTCATATTCAAACTGAAGATTAATTCCTTCTATGTACTGCCAACTAACTGTGCGATATTGGAGTGCAACCCCGAATAGTCCTTGAATGTCTTTGTTGTGATGAATTTCTTTTAGCTCTTGGATTAATTGATTGTAAGGATATCTCTGATGACGTAAGATCGAGGATTGTTCTCTGGATAAGCTTTTCATAAATGCAACACAATCAAGTTCAGGATCAATAACAAAACGAGTCGCTACCGTGCTGACGTACATGCCTATCGTATTTTTCTCTTGCCTCGTTGTTCGATTCGCATAAGTTGTACCAATAGCAACATCGTGTTGACTCGTTGTTTTGTGTAAGTAGAGGTATAACGCAGATAAGAAAAATGTGAATACGCCCAACTGATGCTGTTCGCAAAACTGTTTAACACCTCGATAAATATCATCTTCAACGGTAAAGCTCTTTCTCGTGGCGGCCGTGCTTAAGGTTAGCGGATTGTACGGTTTAATTTCTAACACTTCAGGCATCGTGCTGAATTTGTTCTGCCAGTAGGCTCTATCTTTTTGATAGCGGTTCGATTGTGCATACTCCTGCTCGTCTTGCACAAAGGAGAGATAACTAAATGGTTGTTCTATAGTAGGTGGCGTTCCATTGATGGCTGCAAAATAATGCTGGTTCACTTGATTTGCAGTCAGGACCATAGATGAGCCGTCAGAAATGATATGATGCATTTTTATATTGTACCAATATTGGTCTTCGCTAACTTTAATTACATAAAATCTGTATAATTGAGAATCCACCAATTGAATGGGCTGTCGAATATAGGTTTGCAGCCATTGATTCGCAGCAGCCTCTTGCCCAGATTGAGAAAAATCGATAAATTCGATTTGATACTCACTCTCTTTATCTACGTATTGTCGCGGCTCCCCATCAACAGTCATTATTTTTATCCAAAATGCATCGTTTAGTTGTATCGTCGCTTGTATAGCCTGCCGGAGTAATTCTACATCAATGGGTCCTATCATTCTTACCGTTCCAGAGACGGTACAAATGTTGCGGTTCGGATACAGCATTTCGGTATACCAAATACGTAATTGAGGTTGTGTCAGTGGAAGCAAGTGAACAGTTTCCACACTCATATGAATCCAGCTCCTTGGTGAATATGAATTTGTCGTAATCGGTTATTGAGTGTAAAAAAGCGTGAGGGTAAGGTCTAGGTAGTAAAAATAAGTAGTAAGGAGGCGTGCTACGCCTTAATCAACAGTGGTAGTAGATGCAGTAGATGAAGGTTCTAAAAAAATAATATTTCACTAGTTTCATAAATAGTATCACATACACTATTTTACAATTTCAACCCCCCTTTCGATATTATTCTACATTGTCGATCATATTTTAACAAACATTTAGATAGCTGTGTTATAAAAATTGAATTTAAAAATAAAATTTTAATAATAAAATAAAGTTAGGTATTAAAGTTAACAAATTGCTAATTAACGAGATTGAAATAAATTCGGTTACATATGTAAAAAATCGCTCCTCTTTAGAGCGAAGGGTTAAGTATCCTTAGGAGGTTACTTTAAACTAAAATGCATAAATATTATTTTATATTGAAATTTTAGAATAATAATATTTAAGTTTTAAACTTATCCAAGTTGGAGTATCGATTCCTTTTATTGTGTTATATTCGACATTTTTTGCATACCCAACAGAGCGGAATTGAGCCTATAAATATCGTCGAAAAAGTAATATTCCACCATTCATTCCCATAACAAATGTATTATTTGGCCTATTTTGAATATTTGGATATACAAAAAAGGCTAACCACCCGTAAATAATTACAGATGGTTAGCCTAGTAGAAACCTAATTATGATGGCAGCAAGCGTAAAATAATGTTCGCCGTCTCTTCAATCGCTTTATCTGACACATCGATCACGTGACAGTTCCACTTGTCGGCAAGCGTCTGCGCATAATCCAGCTCTTCGCGAATGCGATCAGCTGATGTGTACGCAGAGCCGTTCGGGAGACCGAGCGCCTTCAGCCGTTCGGCACGAATGCGCAGCAAGTGCTCTTCCTGCATCGTTAGCACGAAGATGCGGTCTCCTGAAATTTGGTACAGCTCTTGCGGGGGCTTAACTTCCGGCACGAGCGGGAAGTTAGCCACCTTGTATCCTTTATGGCTTAGGAACATGCTAAGCGGCGTCTTCGAAGTACGCGACACGCCAACGAGCACAATATCGGCATCTAAAATCGCCGTCGTATCCCGGCCATCATCGCATTTAACGGTGAACTCAATCGCTTCCATCCGGCGGAAGTAATCTTCATCCATTTCATGCAGCAGCCCTGGACGGCTTTGCGGTGAATCATTGAAGGTATCGATGTAGGCTTGCATCATCGGCCCCATAAGGTCGACAGCGCGTACGCCTAGACGAATCGCTTCCTCCCTCATCATTTCTCTGAGCTCGGGTTGGACAAGCGTGTAGACGACAAAGCCGCCGTCTTGGTTAACTTGCTCCATGACGGCGCGTATTTCATCCTCATGCTTCATATGGCTAACACGGCGTATTTTAACTTCGTGTCCTTGAAATTGTCTGACCGTCGCTTTAACGACGCTTTCGGCCGTATCGCCTACTGAATCTGAACATATCGTAATCACATGCGGAGAAGCTTGCCCCAATCCTTCCATTAAGGATCCCCTTTCTTTTACCATCCCTTCATTTGACGAAGGAACACTTTCAGAATCGTCGTCTTCGTAATCCGTCCAACCACTTCTAATTTTTCTGATTTGGCATCGCTCGAATGCGGGATAACGACAGGTAATGTGTCAATATCATGCTCGTCCAGCTTTTTAGCCGCATCATAAATAGAATCCTCTGGTCGAGCATTCACAATTGGCGTTCTTGTCATGACGAAGCTAATCGGCATCGAACCTGCCATCGCGTTGCCTAAGGTTACCTTCAATAAATCTTTACGTGACACTAAGCCAAGCAGCATTCCTTCTTCATCCGCCACAATTAAACTGCCGACATTCTCCAAAAACAAAGCTACCACTGCATCTTGTACCGTGGAAGTCTCCCTCACAATAATCGGCATAGACTGCACATCTTGAACACGGATATCCAGCGCTTGCGGGAACGCATTGCGGGAACTTTTTCCTGGGAAATAACCGACCTTCGGCTTCGCACTCAACACGCCGAGCATAACAAGTACAGACAAATCTGAACGTATCGTTGGACGGCTTACGCCCAATTGCTCAGCTATTTGTTCGCCAGTTACGGGCGCATGGCGCTCCACTAACTGCATAATCTCCATTTGACGCGGTGTTAGTTGTATGGCTCAAACCTCCTAACTGCAAACTTCCTTAAAGTTATCGTTATTATCATATTACTGCAAGGATGCCGCACAACACAACGTCTTGAAGGTGCTCATCCACAAAATGAACACCTTCAAGTCGCCATTCAACTGTATGATTATACGTAGCAGATCATATCTGCTGCGCTCACTTCGTTCATCACATCGTGCAAAGCGTCTGTCCCCACATCTTCTGGGCGAATCCATGCCCCAACAGGAGGGAGCGTGCAATTGTCTTGGCCTAGCACTTGCTCAGCTGCCATCCGAATCCATGCCAACTTCTCTCCCCAGCCAAGCGGGGTTGATGCCGCATAAGGCAGCATGACCGTTATGGTAACTTCTTTACCCTCTTGGCGCACGCGCAGCAACGCACGAAATAACGCCTCAGCCTGCAAATCGGTCCATTCTGGAATTGCATTCGCTAAGCGGTGTAAATACGGCTCCCCCGCTTGCATCCATTGGTGCCATTCCTTAATACGATTAAATTGCTGCATCAGTCGGTTCAACTCATCGGAAACGTCTGTTTCGGGAGAACCATCATCCCACCTTTGTAGCGCCTCCATACGTGTTTCAAGCTCTGGCAGACGAGGCAACACGTCCGTTATAGGTAAATCAGCTAACACGACATATAAATGTGAAGTCGGATTCACTTGTACATACCGCAACAAATGCTCATAGGCACCTGTCATTAGCGGAAGCAACTTCCGCAAAGCTTTATGACGTGCTCTATCGTGTTCAGCTAGCATCGTATCTGCGATCAGTTTGCGACGCTGCGGCGTTAGCCAAGCAGACTGATCCAACTGTAAAAAGATATGCTGCGCGCCATGTTCTAATACGGCTTGCAACTGCTCCTCTTGTGTACACCAATGATAAATACGTGCAGATGAATCCGGTTCTAACGATTGGCTTCTTTCCCATATCGAAATGGAATGAAGCGGCGAAGACGGCACTAGACATACGGGAACAACTGGTGCAGCATTCAACAACATCTCTTGGTCGGATGTTTGGTTAATAAGGTTATTCGTTATGCCGTCGAGCAGGACAATATCCTCCTCGCGTGCTCGCAATGCGTTAGCTCTCAATCGCCTGTACCTCACTTTCTACACCATGCTGATCGTAATGATAATGCTCCGTGCACTCGCATGCGCGGCTGTCCATGTAGTAGACCATAAACCGATCCGTATCTTGTTCGCCAATGATTTGATTGCAGCGCTTACACAAAATGACTCCTAACAGTTGTTTACGTTGAATATGTTCCATCTCACATCCACCTCTTCTTAAAAAATGTGGGGTATCCGCAAATACAAATGGTTCGTTTAGAAGTCGTCGGTGCAATTATGCTATATCATTTTCGGTAATAATGGACTCATTGCTCATGCGATACCTTATAAATATGACTTTGTGATATAACGTATTCGTTAAACAGTTCGTCTGTTTGTGCTTTTTACAGATTGCTTTTCCATATTATATATCATATTATTAATTATGACGCAATATTTAACCGTAAATAATACACCATATATAAAGACGATGGAGGTTAACGAACGATGGATAGACAATTAAGCTTAGAGTGCGTTCGGGTTACAGAGGCAGCGGCGCTAGCTGCTTCGCGCTGGATTGGTCGAGGAAATAAGGACGAAGCTGATGGAGCAGCCACACGCATAATGCGCCAT harbors:
- a CDS encoding pyruvate, water dikinase regulatory protein → MEGLGQASPHVITICSDSVGDTAESVVKATVRQFQGHEVKIRRVSHMKHEDEIRAVMEQVNQDGGFVVYTLVQPELREMMREEAIRLGVRAVDLMGPMMQAYIDTFNDSPQSRPGLLHEMDEDYFRRMEAIEFTVKCDDGRDTTAILDADIVLVGVSRTSKTPLSMFLSHKGYKVANFPLVPEVKPPQELYQISGDRIFVLTMQEEHLLRIRAERLKALGLPNGSAYTSADRIREELDYAQTLADKWNCHVIDVSDKAIEETANIILRLLPS
- a CDS encoding helix-turn-helix transcriptional regulator; the protein is MQLTPRQMEIMQLVERHAPVTGEQIAEQLGVSRPTIRSDLSVLVMLGVLSAKPKVGYFPGKSSRNAFPQALDIRVQDVQSMPIIVRETSTVQDAVVALFLENVGSLIVADEEGMLLGLVSRKDLLKVTLGNAMAGSMPISFVMTRTPIVNARPEDSIYDAAKKLDEHDIDTLPVVIPHSSDAKSEKLEVVGRITKTTILKVFLRQMKGW
- a CDS encoding GapA-binding peptide SR1P, with amino-acid sequence MEHIQRKQLLGVILCKRCNQIIGEQDTDRFMVYYMDSRACECTEHYHYDQHGVESEVQAIES